The following is a genomic window from Micropterus dolomieu isolate WLL.071019.BEF.003 ecotype Adirondacks linkage group LG12, ASM2129224v1, whole genome shotgun sequence.
taaaaagagaaacagataCAGGATAACAATAATTTCAACTTTTTGAGAGTCTACGGTCatactagcagctctgtgaggctgtactgtGCCATCATGGAGTCACATGATTAATCATCAGATTACTGTTTTAAAGGCTTGCTGGTTATTTATACTGTTTTGGTCACCCCTCCTAAATGAATAAGTTAGCTTTCATGCCCCATATTTTAATTCTTACCAGTCAAATTCTTCAAAGTGTAAACTTCTTGGAAAATTAAAGTGATGCTGATTCTACGACAATATGGATTTTTACCGTGTACTAATTCATAGAGTCTAACAGGCTGGTAAACTCAGGATCCTGTCTACTCAAGATaaatttgattttgaaatgtACTGGTGTTACAAAAGGAtacatttcttcttttcagaaactttctttaaaatatttaaataatgtcCTTAACGTTAATATAGTTCACTTTATTTGTACCACCCTGATATGTGCACACGCCATGTCTACCACGCCTTCAACACTTTTTACAACGTATTTTTACAGTTCTAATAATGATATAACGGAAGGAAATTACTATTATCAAGTTAAAGcatatttgattaaataaataaaataaaaagttctacattaaaatacatttcaaaataaaagctaatGTGTTCATTTACACATTAGTTAACAAACAGCCAGATGTTCAAATCAAACATCAGCTCTTGTTTTGCTCTGTAGTTCAGGCTCCTCTTGCAGTGCGTGATATTAAATGTTCATCAGTAATTTTCTGTAGCGATCGGTCACATGAAGCAGTTAAATGCAAGCtgtaaacattaaaactgtttttgaGAATGACTGTAAATTTGCAAGGGAACTATAAacttataaaatgtttatttcagcagcagagtTAATTAATCTAAAGAAATTTACCAACAACAATCCTAATAATCGTAGCCCTCCCCAGCTGTGGGATAACACATCTGTAGCTTCCTTGGTCGGAGAGCTTCACGTTGAGGATCTTGAGTGAAGCGTTTCCGTGTTTCAGCTCGTCTTTGAACAGCGTCGTCCTCCCAGCGTATGACGACATCTTCATTTCCTCTACAtcttggttgtcatggtaacggTGAACATACTTGTACGGACTCAGTGGATCTCCAGGGTCAGGCGGGAGGTCGGGACGCCACCACTCCACTGTCAGGTCCTCCAGGTTCAGCAGAGGCTCCAAACGACACGGCAGGATGATGTCATCACCCAGAACGACCACGATTGGCCGAGATGAACCGATCAACTGAGGCTGACCTGAGAAATGGAGGGAAAATAGAAATCTtcttaaaagtttttttttttaaattagcatACTGTTATGATTATCAGAAGCAAAAATATAATTACAACTATTATTTTTACTTCCAAAACTTTTCCAGGAACAGTAACTGTATTTTAGATCAGCGGTGTTACAGAAGATTTTGAAATAGAGCTGCAATTAACGGTTATTTCCATCACTGATTGATCTGTTACTTTCTTCATTAATCTTCAAttgaaaatggtgaaaatgcAAATTATAATTTCCTAAAGGACATATTTTATATGACCAACGGCCCAAAACGTCAGTTATAAACTTTTCTGGCAGCAGACTTATACTGAACCAgttatttaaactgaaaaatgtatttatttttgtaagtttTTAGCAAACTGAgccttttattttaatatcagtCCCCGCTCAGTGAAGTGGGACAAACTAATATTAGTAGCTAAACATATGAGCTTACCTAGAACGGGCGTCAAGCCCACCGTACATACCAAACATACAGTGAGAGTCCAGAATGGAAATAAGGTAAAGCCAGGCAAGAAGTTCCCGAAATGAACCATAACCATCCAGGTGGTCTTCATGTCCAGGTTTTCATGAACATTCTTGTAAAGGTGCACGTCATCACCTGGAGCAGCGATGATTGGATGACGTGAACCGATCACTCAAGATAGACCTGGAAAAAGGAGGGAACATTAAACCATTGACTCTGATCTCCTGTGTATTGAAACATTTTATGATGATTAACCAACATTACAATATTAACTAAACTGTTTCagtattgtattgtaatttATACTACATTTATACTACATTTCCAGGAACAATAGGCCTAAATGTATTTTACCTCAGCGCTTTGGTGGCTCATTTGTGCCATCAGCCATCAGATTCACAGTATCAGATTGTACATAATTagccctattgtttttgttctcattattctttctttctttctttctttctttctttctctccattaAAAGTGTAAAACTCACCAACATTGGAACGTAGGTTGGAAATTCCACCCTCATGGTGGCGTTATAACAAccaatttcacatttttgcaatTACCTCGAAAACGCCTTTGTTTAAAgtctttaagttttttttaacttacaaCTGTGGCTGTTGTACTTTGTGACACTTGTGCAATGTAATGGAAATGTATGATGCGGACTGTGCGATGCATGCGAGTGTGAAGTCTATATATGTTACTGTTGTTACTGGAGCCTCATGCGGCACTATTGCCCAAGACAAATTTCCCtcaggggacaataaagttgatcttAATCTTAATGTTAATCTtaattttaatctctggattcatctgcatctttgctccaatggtcttctgctcaaaaaatgtcaaataatacGACTTTTTAccacttttctctaaaacctatttttgtgAACTCGTCCCAGACGGTTTCCCCATtcgacctgaaactttggcaggatcatctacGAACAtcgctgatcaaaagttatcaaaagaattcTGATACGTCAATTTGGTTTTTTCCATaaaaaaattttactttttgtctttacatacaattttacataaatgctcaTAAATCTGCAGACAGTGGTTAGCATTGTCACCTTACAgctacacttgcaaaaagtttataACACGTGTAATTCGCTGCATGGATTCGTACAAAATTCGGTTTGTACGATCTcgggtcactactcagttgatgTATAAAAATTGGTAATGACCgtggcttattacaagaaatgtaaatttccagacatttctcattccaaacttcaaaaaatctaagaaaatcaccAGTACTTTAGAGAGCTgaattttttttcagcacatccactgacaTGTGACTAACGTTTGCATCAAACTATGatcaattcagaagtcagtcactatatttttcagaatatgctcaTTCAATTAACATccatatctccacaagtctttcatCAAATGCTACCAAACTCGACAGAGTCGTTCTCCAGATGGCcaatatcaagtgtttcaaagggttttcagGTCGGCcaaacggtgagtctgcagtgatattcagtatcttgctataaattgtacagtatgcacaacatCTTCTTTTTTGCTTAGTCTTGGATTAAATGCCATCAAAATAATTAACAACACACCCAAtatgatgtgtgatttttttcaggattttctcaccaacatcttgTCTGTTGTAAACGTTTTAAGTTCAAATTGAGAAAACTAACCgggtctggcacatgtgacgtCCCTACCTCAAcctgtgagaatgtgtgtggaAACAGCCTTTCACCAGTAGCCCAGTCAGTATGTCACTAGGGTTCAAATTCCCTTGGTGACCGGGTCATTTTTGCTGACAATAAGGGTTTTTCAGATCATAGTGAGACAAATTTCTATTTAGACTATTTTATTCGGATCAAGCGACACTTTCTTCTTAGTTACGTACATATAATGAACCTCTCTTATCTCAAGTTGATGCTGTTAAAATCAAGCATGCGTTTCCCCAATTATCTCAAAATATCCAAATTCtgtcatcactttaatctctcaagtcatctgcatctgttcttctcctcttcgacttgcttggatcccgatcattgcCGCATTGCCGCTggacaaaaactcaccaaaattggcaggagggttgcaaattccacccactactcagggAAAAAAAATTAGCACTTACATGGCAAGTATGTAAGTATTTAATAGcttgattattttaaattgatCATCTGATCGATTAATTGACTTTTTTTCTCCGTGCTTAAAATTAGAGATTGTGATTTTTGTAGTCCTTCTGACTGTCCCGGAGAACAAAATAAAAGGCTTTAGCTGTTGGTGAAGTGAAGCGGTGCATTTATTCAGTATTCTAATTTAATTATATCTTTATGAAACAGTTTAACATATTAATGATGCAAATCTCACAATGGAACCAAAGTTGAGTCCTGACTTGGTATCCGAGAGAACAGGCCTCATGTTTCCTGGTTTCATTTCAACCCGTCCTGCTTATcagtgtcacactctgcctgtctgccatgccgtgttttgcagttttgtgtttagttagcatTATTTtggtctgtcgtctagtgttcggtaacccttgtcttgtctgttaccccagtgatccctctgcatgtctgtctctgttttcccctgctctctctccctgcctgtgccttgttagtctcatgtctttcacctgtgttgctcccaccctgctcgttagtccctgtgtgtgtatatatacctggtgtttctgtcttgtccttgtcgggtcattgtatgttgtcaccctgtgttgcagtgtgttctcGTGTTGTCAGCCTCACTCGTTATTGGATGTTGGACTTctgttggacaacctttgtttttggactctgtcatcagccactcagtttgtaagtgtgttcgcctttgtttgtttattaaaaccccttgaacCATACCTGTACTATCCGTGTCCAGCATTTGGCTCCTACTACCTGCCTCCACACGACAAACCGTGACAATCAGGAGGTTGGATGTGTCTCAAAAATTTGAAAAACCACCACAAGATGTCGCCTTTTGTTAAATGACACTATTCAAACTGTGGCATGTGAGCAGACGACTGAACCagaaatcgacggcgtagccccTTACCCTATGGCGTAGCCtgatgtgcacctcctcaaaagtGTAACTACACACTGAAGTGTAACTGCAGAATGACGGGTACACCAACgtacaagtataaatgcctggctacgtgCATAGCCTACGGTGTAGCTACATACTACAGCGCGACACTGGTGGAAGCTGTGATAGGAATCAAGCGAACCTGGTCTCGCGCAGTGGGTGGCAGACAGTTTGTGATCGGCTAACTTAGcttgtagagttttgcaatataaaaatgtataatatgaAGCCTTGTCCTGTAGGGAATGtgagctgcacagagctgctgaagttatcGTGAGGATTTGTGAAGTTTTTTCACttagttttgttttgcacagaTCTCATCCACACAGTCCCAAACGGGTTATTGTTGAATAATTCCTAGATTGGTTGGTTCTTTtccatatttatacattttgttgGTTTACAATATGTTATAATTAGAAGTGTTTGTAGTGTAGCCACCGGAAGAATGACTGTGGTCTCACAGGGTAAAAGTGTTGACCACTGCTGaccggccggtccttatttccgacccgacaatGTGTCTGTCTATCATTCTATCATGTCAGCAGTACAAGTAATGAACAGCAGATTATAGGTCGGGGAGGTTTTGACAAATGTGTGATTAATAACACAACTAATTGTGATTAAATAATGAAGTTGTTCTCAAATCTTTTCTGGAGATATCCGATTACACAGATATGCGTGGCAGAGTTAGTTTTGAACAttcagtccaggagtttctaacggaatttaaaagaattaattATCCTTGGAGGTGAAAGTGTACATATTTAAAGAggaacttccccaaacaaagacacaacgaagagggaagactaaatcatgaaagaaatacagaatgcctgaaagcCATACACCTACTGAATTATATCCtggtacattttatattttagtcacctgctgcctgagttttgtttctgttgacaTAGCCTAGATAAAAACCATTTCCTCCATagattgatgcagaaaaggcaggaaatgctgcagaaatattcaccagaatgcaggaaattcagtgtttaatgctaaaaatttgctgggggaggacccccacaCCCCCTCCCCTCAAACAAGTGGCTCCTCCAAAGGAAAACCTACACTCTTATCATGAACTAACCTATAAAATTCCATTCATTCTctagaattaaaagaaatacagtctATGTTTTGACACATCGATTATAGGGGGAAAGACTCCCCAATAGCTGGTTTTGTCGACATTAAGAATATCATGTCTGGAGAGACCCTCACAGGGTACATCAGGCTGAGGGAAGTCTGGACAGAGCTAATGAGCTGAGTGTGTACTTCAATAGGTTCAGCTCAGATGCccccagtcacacagacaccACACCCTCCAGCTGCTCCCCTCTCACACCTCCTCAGTGATCAGGACCAATGACACACACCACCCACACCCCTCAACCTCAACATCTTTCCCCCCAGCAGAAAGCATTGTGCCCCTCTGTACCTCCCCCACTCGCCCATCTATCTCAAACAGCCAGGTTAGGAGGCAGCTGGAGAAACTGCGCTAGAACAAAGCGTTTGACATAATGTTAGCCACTGGAAGTCTTTAAACCACTGTGGTTGAACGGACCAGATTTTCTGTGTTACACTTTGTACACGTCTTGTACCCGAGAAAAATTGCTGGGTCATTTGGTTAGTGAGACTTTGTCAGATCCCTGCAACAGTCACTGGAGCAGTGGACTTCTGCCAGACTTGTATAAGGAGAAGACGTGGAAGCTGGGGGCTCTGGAGCAATGGTTTCCTGGAGGAGCAATGACAGCGACAGAACAGGCAGAGTGGTCAGTGTTAGGTGGAGCCAAGGCAGAACACCAACTGTAGACTAAATTGATGACTGGATGAGACCAGACACAGTGTGTCACGTTGGGACAGCCGAGGCAGTAGCGGTAATAAGCAGCTCCAGCTTTTGTGTGGGAAATGTTTTCCGATCAGCCAATACATTTTTAGATagaataatttattaatataataatttatattttacacacacacacacacacacacacacacacacacacacacacacacacacacacacacacacacacacacacacacacacacggtgatggcgcatagataagatgcttgcctttggtgtgggagacctgggttcactttccactgtgagacatccaccattgtgtccctgagcaagacacttaacccctcgttgctccagaccTCTGACATGGATAGcaaagtcgctttggataaaagcgtcagataaatgtaaatgcattgGCTGTTGTTTAATGGCTTAAACAGCAATCAGCAATTGATCAACACATCACATCAATGTTATAACGGTATTTTTAAAGTTACAGTGAAGCCATAATGAATATAACAACTATTTTCAattcacatttcatttcatagGCTACACTAGCCTCAACTATCAGGAGAACAAAGGACACAGTCGCTACTtaacttatttttattaaactgaTTATCTCTTGGGTGGAAATTCAAATGAATGTATGAAAAGTTAACTTTTAATAGCTGTGAAACAAATGAGCTTAACATTACCTCCAACATGCTTCGTCCAGACTGCAGAACTCAAACATACAGTGAGAGTCCAGAGCGGATCCCAACTGGCGTTAAACTACAGAACAAGTCACACTCACTGTACACTCCTTATAACGTAACTAGGAAGCGATGAAGACGAGGCATATTCTGTTTCCATGATGAGTGGGCGACTTTTCTAGCTTCTAGAATCAGAAccgttaaataaacaaatacatacatcCTATTTAACAGCTCTGGATACCATATGATTCTTCACCACGTGATGCTTCCGGGCCGACGTGTCTCTGAGAGATACTGTATAAGCTCGACTCAGACAAGATAAATAACAGGCTCTCTGAATAAAGATTAaggttataataataataataataatagtaagcTGTGATTTAGGCCTAGTCAGTCAGATCTAGGGCTATGTCAGTGTGAGAAATGCAATATGTTAAGAATGTTGCAAAAATgccataaaaaacacaaaacatttaccTAACATTAGTATAAATGCTAAAATAACTGCGTCTTAAAATATAATGCTACAAATTGGATAAGGCAAGCAATATTCATACCCAAGGAAGACACAGTATCTTTTTTGTTATGAAAgattatcaaaattaaaaaccTGCAGCATGAAATCTAAAACCATGATGTCCACTTCTGGTTTATATTCACTCTGGTTGACTGATATATTTAGTTGCACAACAGTGGTACTGAGGTTATCTCTCAAAACCATGTGACCACACATTCATTAACTCACTATTTATTACTAAAACTTGTAAAACCGAAACTGCCTCTGCTCTCACACGGAGGGAAATCTGATGTGGATTTAACAGCGAATATCGGTCAGTGGGTCCGGCTCGTGGTTCCCTCTGGAGTAAAATGACGCTATAGGTTACTTCTGTCTTACTGAAGGTCGTGGCTGTCACATTTATACCAGTGACATGTAAAAGCAATTGAGTGACTTAAAAGAGAAAAAGGTAGGTTAATTTACAATGTGTGTTCTTCAAAAAACCACAGAACACTGAAATCAACGGATGCTCAGGTTGTTCTGTCCCCACATATGTTTTAATAGTGTAATTCTGTCCATCAAATCCATTTACATTACTCATTTGgaagatgcttttatccaaagcaacttacattccAGGAACAACATTCAAGCATCAATGGGGAAATACCTGGGGAAGGAtgaataaagttgtttttaccATAATGTATTGTGCTCGCTTGTTATGGATGTAAGATTCAGTCTCACTACCTTTTGTACTGCGCtgtatgcacatttaaaaatcaatcagcaaacatttaatttatttaggaAGGGCTTTGGTTGTAGTTAAATCTTGCATGCAGTACATTAAAGCTGGTCTCTGCCAACGATGTCACCCtcctgttattttatttaaagacaGATTAAAGATGGTGGTTTGGTCCATTTTCACCTTGATAGACACTGACAAAGTATGCAtctttgactgaaataaagtAGTTACATttgagagggaaatgttgtcGTCTGGCAGCTACTCATGGGTAGTAATTACTTAGGCTACTAATGAGTCTATCAGTTCTATACATATGGGTCATACAAGGCTGAACCAGGGACCGGGACAGAGGACTGTCAGCTTATAAGTTATAATGCATAGTTCCAATGATCAAACAGTATGTAGACACAAGGTTTAGAAGTGGAAATAATTCATCTATTTTAGTTAATTTACTAtcaatactgtatatttacagtgtcacacagtttttttttttttacatgtttaaatatgtgGTTGTGCTCAGTTTAAGTCCTCCTGGCTTCTGATTGGTaacttcagaatcagaatccccTTTAATGaacaggtatgtgtacacatactgtacaaaaacaagtaAGATGACTCTGGTTTTACATTAcactcagtacacacacataaaacaagtcAAGACAGGACAGCAAGctcaacaaacacagacacaaactacattgtacaacaaaagtaaacaaagacacaaccataacaaaaaaaacaacatttgtagacAGGAAGACAGTAGTGCAGTGAAATAGTGCAAAGGATGatggaataaataaacaatttagtGAAGTAATTATGCAGTATTATGTACATGAGGCAGGTGTATGTGATATAAAGTGTGTACAAAATAAAGCTACTCAATTACTATTAATTAGTAAATATACAGGTGGATGTTACAGTCAGAGAAAAGTGCGGTCTGTTTGCATCCTGATATTTCCTTCACATTGAGTCATTTAACCACCACATATAGTCGTGAGTATCAAAAGTAGCATCAATAGGACTGGTATAAAGTTTGTTGTATGCTTTATTTACTTCTCTACTGCTTTTGTGTTTCATCTAGTTCAGATCATTTGGTTAACAGATAATAATATAAAGAAATGGCATATAAAAGTAGTCTAAGGTCCACTTCAGCCTGATACATTAAAATTACATGTGAGTCCTTTTGAGGCCTGTTGTGAACAGTGAAATAAAGGCaagtgtttctattattttgtccacctaATGACTGTAGCACTGTGCCTCACTTATAAtaatagtttgtttgtgtctttcctCCACAGATAGAAAAGCTGCACTGACCTTCTACACTAAAGTGAAAGCAGGAAACCACTGACGGGAAACTGCAACACCAGTACTGTAAAAATCATAATTTATGCACTAGACAGAAGAAATTTTGTTATGTGCTTTTAGAGGAAACAGAAACTCTCAGTTTTATTGTGTAAAACTGTGTAATACAGTTCGACAGTTAGAGGGCAAGAAAAAATGTCCAGACTGTTATCAATCAGTTCTTCTTGTAGGATATTATATATGTGTAcctgtgtattttttcttttgttaattaaGTGTAAAGTTACAAAATTACATCAGTTGTTAACTGTtacagaaacaaatgtttaaatggcTTGAACTCATTAAATCATGTGATAACTTCAGGTCTGTTTAGttgt
Proteins encoded in this region:
- the LOC123980366 gene encoding myelin-oligodendrocyte glycoprotein-like isoform X1; protein product: MKTTWMVMVHFGNFLPGFTLFPFWTLTVCLVCTVGLTPVLGQPQLIGSSRPIVVVLGDDIILPCRLEPLLNLEDLTVEWWRPDLPPDPGDPLSPYKYVHRYHDNQDVEEMKMSSYAGRTTLFKDELKHGNASLKILNVKLSDQGSYRCVIPQLGRATIIRIVVDLNSTTEAPLFPTNVKTPDRKEETDVQGARSHQGVWIPAVVFCVLLVLVVCGGVDCD
- the LOC123980366 gene encoding myelin-oligodendrocyte glycoprotein-like isoform X2, coding for MFGQPQLIGSSRPIVVVLGDDIILPCRLEPLLNLEDLTVEWWRPDLPPDPGDPLSPYKYVHRYHDNQDVEEMKMSSYAGRTTLFKDELKHGNASLKILNVKLSDQGSYRCVIPQLGRATIIRIVVDLNSTTEAPLFPTNVKTPDRKEETDVQGARSHQGVWIPAVVFCVLLVLVVCGGVDCD